The stretch of DNA TCTTGAATTTTCTGGGTCAGTAAGGTTTGCTGTCTTAGATAAAAATGGTCAACCGGTTACTCGTCCGTATCCGGATTTACCTTATTATCCACCTCTTACCGTTAATCTGGCAGCACTGAATGGGGGCAGTCATAATGGTCAATTTAATACGGCGGATTTCATTAAAGAATTTAACAACCATTTTTCGGCGGCTCCGACACGTTTGGATATGGGTAATTTATTTAATGTACGATTGGCGGCAACTTCAGATGTTGCTACACCAAACGGCAGTTTTTCCTTTAATTTTGAATTGCAAAATTATTCAGGACAGGCTGCATCGTTTGAAATCCTTGGTATTACGGTATCAGGTGGGGGCACGGTCAATAGTGGGGCTCCTTCTTCATCGGCCTTTAATATTAATCCCGGTGAAGAAACAAGAACCGATGCCGCCCATAGTGTGTCGGTGACATTCGGTTCTGGAAGTGGACCATACACGATATCTGCTAATGTGAGGGTCAGTAATGGTAAGGGGGGATTTGATACCCAAACGATTCAATATACGGTTAATCAAGGTGGAAGTTTATTGAACCAGCGTTATTCGGCTTCAGCACTGGTGCCACCGAATACCGCTCAAATTATTCCTGGCAACAGTCAGCCGTATGCGAAGGCTATTTTTGTGAATGATCAAGGTCAGGAAATTGACCCTAACGGCTATGAACCTGGACATCTGAAAATAGTCAGTGGCAGTGATGAATTCACAATAGCAATAGATGAATTAGACAGCAAACAACTAGGGATAGTGAAAGATCCCGCCAAGCCAGGCACTGGGTTTGGTTTTTCCCATTATTTTGGACTGAATGATCTATTGCTGACCAATGGTGAAACTAAAAACAGTGCGTTAAGCCTGAGGCTAAGGGAGGATATCCTAGCGAACCCGCAATTATTATCGGCAGGCAAATTAACCCTTACTCAGCAATCTACCGACCCTACTCAAGATCCTGTTTATTCGTATGAAGTGGGCAGCGGTTCTAATGAGACTTCTAAAGAGCTATCTGTTTTGCAAGGAAATCTTGTTATCTTTGGTGAAACCAGTACGTTGCCGTCTGGAGCCCGAACATTTTCTGGTTATGTGTCTGAGATTATTTCTTATACGGCCAGTCATACGAGCCAGGCATCTACCTATCAACAACAGCAAAAATTGATTCAAGACGGGTTTACGCAAAAATTTGAAAGTACCAGTGGCGTAAATATTGATGAAGAGTTAGCCCATACGGTGTTTTTTCAAAATGCGTATTCGGCATCGGCAAAAATAGTTTCGGTTACGAGCAAATTGTTCGATGACCTGATGAATATGGTTTAGAAAGGGAGGAGTTATGTTTGGTCGCATTAGTTCAGCAGGTTACGTCAGGCAAGCCCTAAATGATATTACCGCAACCAGGGAAACATTAGTGGATTTACAGAGAGATATTTCTACGGGTAAACAAGCTCAAACCTATGATCAATTAAGTAGCCAGGGCAAGCTAGAAAGGGTGACTTATCTGGAAACTGCGTTGACTCAAAATGATACCTATACCCGCAATACCACTATTATTAAAGCACGTGTTACCCAGATGTCGAGTGAGGTCGATAATTTGCAAAATTTGGCTTCGGATTTGCGGCAATTGATCGTATCGGCTCGTAATCCCGTAGAAGGACAGGTCTTACCCATTAAGCAATTAGTATTTGAGAAACTTCAACTCATTGCTGATGCTTTAAACAGCAGTATGGAAGGAAGGCATTTATTTGCCGGATCGAAAACCAATATTGTACCAGTGGTCGTGGATGAAAATGGTACGAACATAAACGATGATGGGACTCCGAATAATAGTTATTATCGTGGCAACGATACGATATTAAAAGCGGATGTCGATAATGGTGTATCCATGCCGTATAACGTTACAGCGGATAATCCTGCTTTCCAAAGTTTAATAGCGGCCGCTTATAAAGCCATGGAAGTTGGCGATAGTGGCGCTGTTAATGCCAGCCAGCGCGACGTTCTTTTGGTGCAATCGCTCGATTTAATTAATCAAAGCATCAGCCAGCTGCAAAACGTATCCAGTAGCGTCAATAGCAATTTAGTGGTGTTACAGGATCTGGTTGATAAACACACGGATGATGGTTTATTTACAATATCGCTGCTTTCGGATGAAACCGATACGGATATTGTGAATACATCCATTAAAGAATCCAGTTATGAG from Alphaproteobacteria bacterium encodes:
- the flgK gene encoding flagellar hook-associated protein FlgK, translated to MSLDAALNSALTGLRASQSALALISSNISNANTDGYTKRILNQSVLAVDGTVAGTQIEGVSRVVDSFVLSDIQSQNTEVGYANVRNDYYQLIQNQFGQPDSHDSLTALVDATFSALQQFSNDVEMPSLRSAAVNNLNQLAGKISGTASSLETFRFRADQEISSSIKTINDQIDNLNQLNNQIRDNKTKQAPTDALEEQRDNILSKLSQYLNIAVTNKTDGRIVVNTGSGVPLLDDTVYHLKYDPATSVNTFTENSPLSSLTLVPLDVNGNETGVPTVLATGGTSDQITTTLKSGKLMALLDLRDNEIPKILDQLDSLARQLADGMNAIHNDGVGFPGAQSLTGTRSLLGNEDLEFSGSVRFAVLDKNGQPVTRPYPDLPYYPPLTVNLAALNGGSHNGQFNTADFIKEFNNHFSAAPTRLDMGNLFNVRLAATSDVATPNGSFSFNFELQNYSGQAASFEILGITVSGGGTVNSGAPSSSAFNINPGEETRTDAAHSVSVTFGSGSGPYTISANVRVSNGKGGFDTQTIQYTVNQGGSLLNQRYSASALVPPNTAQIIPGNSQPYAKAIFVNDQGQEIDPNGYEPGHLKIVSGSDEFTIAIDELDSKQLGIVKDPAKPGTGFGFSHYFGLNDLLLTNGETKNSALSLRLREDILANPQLLSAGKLTLTQQSTDPTQDPVYSYEVGSGSNETSKELSVLQGNLVIFGETSTLPSGARTFSGYVSEIISYTASHTSQASTYQQQQKLIQDGFTQKFESTSGVNIDEELAHTVFFQNAYSASAKIVSVTSKLFDDLMNMV